In Patescibacteria group bacterium, a single window of DNA contains:
- the leuS gene encoding leucine--tRNA ligase, with amino-acid sequence MANYDHKKIEKKWQDLWEESGLYRTEEQPGTKKYYVLDMFPYPSGEGLHVGHPEGYTATDIIARKRRMEGWNVLHPMGFDAFGLPAENYAIKKGVHPRERTEQSIVNFRRQLRSLGFSYDWDREIVTCDPAYYRWTQWMFLFLYKKGLAYKKTAPVNWCDSCHTVLANEQVEDGICERCKNPVRQKELEQWFFKVTEYADRLLADLDKLDWPEKIKAMQANWIGRSEGTQIDFHGLIPSEAGEAGAPQGKEFSVSVFTTRPDTLYGVTYIVLAPEHPLVPEIVTPEQRREVLNYIEAAGKKSELERVGLNQDKTGVSLGVCVRHPLTGADVPVLVADYVVAAYGTGAVMGVPAHDDRDYALAKKYGYEIRFVIAPPAGKTAPPDAAYTEPGIMVASEEFNGLASDDAKVKITDLLEAKNIGRRQVHYHLRDWLISRQRYWGAPIPIIYCEDCGEVPVPEEDLPVLLADDVDFRPTGESPLARSAQFHDVKCPRCRRPARRESDTMDTFVDSSWYFLRFASPRDGSRPFSSHAVEYWLPVDLYVGGAEHAVLHLMYARFFTKALFDAGHLSFDEPFQKLKNPGLILGEDGVKMSKSRGNVINPDDVVEQYGADTMRLYEMFMGDFEIAKPWDTKGISGTRRFLDRVWLQIHDVVHREMKAEPEELTALLHRTIRKVSADIEAFKFNTAISAMMILLNEWQRLGGGSPEFASVFLRLLAPFAPHLAEDLWELLGHSRSIFLAPWPVCDDQLAAEKQVSLIVQVNGKVRDKLSVPVGLSEEDAKAQALASDKVAKFLEGQSIKQIFVVKDRLVSIVLE; translated from the coding sequence ATGGCTAATTACGACCACAAGAAGATCGAGAAGAAATGGCAGGATCTCTGGGAAGAGTCCGGCCTGTATCGCACCGAGGAACAGCCGGGGACGAAAAAATATTACGTCCTGGACATGTTTCCGTATCCGTCCGGCGAAGGCCTGCATGTCGGTCATCCCGAGGGCTATACCGCCACGGACATCATCGCCCGCAAGCGGCGCATGGAAGGCTGGAACGTCCTGCATCCCATGGGCTTCGACGCTTTCGGACTGCCGGCCGAGAACTACGCCATCAAGAAAGGCGTCCATCCGCGCGAACGCACCGAACAGAGCATCGTGAATTTCCGCCGCCAGCTCCGCTCGCTCGGCTTCTCTTACGACTGGGACCGCGAGATCGTCACCTGCGATCCCGCCTATTACCGCTGGACGCAGTGGATGTTCCTTTTCTTATATAAGAAAGGCCTGGCGTACAAGAAGACCGCGCCGGTCAACTGGTGCGATTCCTGCCACACTGTGCTCGCCAACGAGCAGGTCGAGGACGGTATCTGCGAACGCTGCAAGAATCCGGTGCGCCAGAAGGAACTCGAACAGTGGTTCTTCAAAGTGACCGAATACGCCGACCGCCTGCTGGCCGATCTCGACAAACTCGACTGGCCGGAGAAGATCAAGGCGATGCAGGCGAACTGGATCGGCCGCAGCGAGGGTACGCAGATCGATTTTCACGGCCTGATCCCGTCCGAGGCCGGCGAGGCGGGCGCGCCGCAGGGCAAGGAGTTCTCGGTTTCCGTGTTCACCACGCGGCCGGACACTCTGTACGGCGTCACTTATATCGTCCTGGCCCCGGAGCATCCGCTGGTGCCGGAGATCGTGACGCCCGAGCAGCGCCGCGAAGTGTTGAATTACATCGAAGCGGCCGGCAAGAAATCCGAGCTGGAGCGCGTGGGCCTGAATCAGGACAAGACCGGCGTGTCTTTGGGCGTCTGCGTGCGCCATCCGCTGACCGGAGCCGACGTGCCGGTCTTGGTCGCCGATTACGTCGTGGCCGCTTACGGCACAGGCGCGGTCATGGGCGTGCCGGCTCACGACGACCGCGATTACGCGTTAGCCAAAAAGTACGGCTATGAGATCAGGTTCGTCATCGCGCCGCCCGCCGGCAAGACCGCGCCGCCGGACGCCGCCTACACCGAACCAGGCATCATGGTCGCCTCCGAGGAATTCAACGGACTCGCATCCGACGACGCCAAGGTCAAGATCACCGATCTCCTGGAAGCCAAGAACATCGGTCGCCGCCAGGTCCATTATCATCTGCGCGACTGGCTGATCTCCCGCCAGCGATACTGGGGCGCGCCGATCCCGATCATCTATTGCGAGGACTGCGGCGAAGTGCCGGTCCCCGAGGAAGATCTGCCGGTGCTCTTGGCCGACGACGTTGATTTCCGGCCGACCGGCGAGTCGCCGCTCGCGCGTTCCGCGCAGTTCCATGATGTGAAGTGTCCGCGCTGCCGCCGTCCGGCGCGCCGCGAGTCCGACACCATGGATACGTTCGTCGATTCCAGCTGGTACTTCCTGCGTTTCGCGTCGCCGCGCGACGGCAGCCGGCCGTTCTCCAGCCACGCCGTCGAATACTGGCTGCCGGTCGATCTCTACGTCGGCGGCGCCGAGCACGCGGTCCTGCATCTCATGTACGCCCGCTTCTTCACCAAGGCGCTTTTTGACGCCGGTCACCTGTCATTCGACGAGCCGTTCCAGAAACTGAAGAATCCCGGCCTGATCCTCGGCGAGGACGGCGTGAAGATGTCCAAGTCGCGCGGCAACGTCATCAATCCGGACGATGTGGTCGAGCAGTACGGCGCCGACACGATGCGCCTCTACGAGATGTTCATGGGCGACTTCGAGATCGCCAAACCCTGGGACACCAAGGGTATCAGCGGCACGCGCCGCTTTCTCGATCGCGTCTGGCTGCAGATCCATGACGTCGTCCACCGCGAGATGAAGGCCGAACCGGAAGAGCTGACCGCACTCCTGCACCGCACCATCCGCAAGGTCTCCGCGGACATCGAGGCTTTCAAATTCAACACCGCCATCTCCGCCATGATGATCCTCCTGAACGAGTGGCAGCGGCTCGGCGGCGGCAGTCCGGAGTTCGCGTCGGTTTTCCTGCGCCTCTTGGCGCCGTTCGCGCCGCATCTCGCCGAGGATCTCTGGGAACTCCTGGGTCACAGCCGCAGTATCTTCCTGGCGCCTTGGCCGGTCTGCGACGACCAGCTCGCGGCCGAGAAGCAGGTGAGCCTGATCGTCCAGGTGAACGGCAAGGTTCGCGATAAGCTGAGCGTGCCGGTTGGACTTTCCGAAGAAGACGCCAAGGCTCAGGCTTTGGCGAGCGACAAGGTCGCCAAGTTTCTTGAAGGCCAGAGCATCAAACAGATTTTCGTGGTCAAGGATCGGCTGGTAAGCATTGTTTTAGAGTGA